In Chloroflexota bacterium, the genomic window GCGACCGGCCGGCATGGCAGGTCCACCAGGTGCACCGGCAGTACAAGCGTGACGCGCAGCTCTGGGGGAAGCAGGTCTGGATTCTGCTCTGGAAGCGACGGTTCAAATGTCGTCATTGTCGGTACGTCTTCACCGAGCCCGATCCCGCATGCGGACGACGACGGCGCACGACCAGCCGGCTACGGGCGACCATCGGCGCCGATGCGGAGGAGACGACGGTGCGCACGGTCGCGCAGCGGCACGGCGTCAGCGAGGGCCTCGTGCAGCGGAGCTGGTTGGAGACCCATCTCTCGCCCGCGGCAGCGCCGCAGCCCCACGTGCTCGTCGGCCTCGATGGCTTCTGTGTGCGGCGACCGGGCGCGATGTGGACGGGTCTGTGGGATCTGGAGACGCGCTCGCCCATTGCGGTGATCGCCAGCGAGCGGAAGGCAGACATTCAGCGGATGCTGGAGCGGCATGCCGACCGGACGACGGTGCAGGCGGTGTGCATCGACCTCGCGGAGGTGGAGCGGCAGGCTGTGCAACTGGTGTTGCCCGATGCCGCGATCGTCGCGGACAAGTTTCACGTGGTCGCGCTTGCCGGACGGGCGCTTCACGAAGTCCACGGTGAGACCCGACATCCGGGCAACACGGCGTGGCTGCTCCAGCGTGGGATCGAGCGCTTGCACCGCGTCGAGCAGCAGCAGCTCGCCCGCGCGCTCCAGACAGACGCACGCCTGGCAGCCGCGTGGAGGCTCAAGGAGGAGCTCCGCGCCGTCTACCGTGCACCGACCGTTGCCG contains:
- a CDS encoding ISL3 family transposase, producing the protein MQDQTITVQLRLPGLAVWGVVEHDDAIEVVAQYAATEAVCPRCDRPAWQVHQVHRQYKRDAQLWGKQVWILLWKRRFKCRHCRYVFTEPDPACGRRRRTTSRLRATIGADAEETTVRTVAQRHGVSEGLVQRSWLETHLSPAAAPQPHVLVGLDGFCVRRPGAMWTGLWDLETRSPIAVIASERKADIQRMLERHADRTTVQAVCIDLAEVERQAVQLVLPDAAIVADKFHVVALAGRALHEVHGETRHPGNTAWLLQRGIERLHRVEQQQLARALQTDARLAAAWRLKEELRAVYRAPTVAAAGRALAAWIEDAATSGLPPFERTARTLRRWRTEVLNYWRYPITNAVVEGKHNRVKTLKRRGYGYRNNRTFQYRILNLIHTN